TTTCCCCAGGTTCAAGGATTTTAGTGTTTATGCTTCTCTTGGTGCCTTCTCAGGTGGCCCATCCCATTTCTAAATTGGTTGGATAAGTGCTTCCATGTGTCGCGCGCACAGCCTTCTTCTTATCCTTAGGGAGCACCTCGATTTTAAATGCGTTAGAATTCTTACCTTTAGGGAGGACCTCGATTTTAAATGTCTTCCAAACAGTGGACGTTTATTGCCATGACGTCTGCAGGACATCATTCAGGGTATATTGCTCTTGAGTTGGGCGTAGGGGTTTCGCCAAGGGAGGGCTGTCAGCATCGCCCCATGGCAGGTGATAACCTACTATTACACTGCATTTTCTAATAATCATCCGGTTATTGCATCTCGTTGTTGTAGTCGTGAAATTATTGTTTTTTCTCAAGTGGCACGAGCACATAGAGAGTTTCCAGCGTCTCAAGATAGTAAAAGAATCAAAGAGACATTGCCAGCCAGAGGTATGGACTTGCCATTTGAGAAACAGATTGGATAGTAATTGAGGTCTATCGTAAGATTCAAAATGGTGTGGGAATCGCGAATACATAGTGAGAGTTTGCAAGAGAagaatgaagatgaaaatgagagGGAAAAGGCCTCTAATTTacaggatttttttatttttttttaatatcttggTCAGAGCCCGGAGTGACAGTTGCCAACCAACGGTTTCGTCATCGAAGGCCCGATTAGTGGAAAGGCCGAGTCCAATTATCGTAAGGCGTAGAATTAGACCAAGGTGAATCTCCACTCTCCAGGAGCTAGTCCCCTAAATTTCACATGCAGGAGATCCAGACACAACCTCAGGGTTATACGGAAAGACGGCAAGCTTGGGTCGGGCGGCGGGCCGAAAGCAAAAGATAACAGGTCTAATTCGATATAGGTCTAAACATATCAGATTGACCCGTCCATTCCTAATAATGTCTTAACGTCATTTCATTATGATTAATATtgctaaaaatctcaaaccgacACATTTATACCACATTTACCCTAGACTATTTTTTATGTTAGAAGACTCCCAAATTAGTACATCATTAccacatttatttcaaattagtGCATGCGTgtcacatttaccccaaataattttttatatcacaaacaattctaaactagtatattcGTGTCACATataccctaaattggtatacttgtatAGCGTTTAccccaaaaatttcaaatttttcacaattTAAGATAAATCGATACTAGCCTTTTTTAAAATAGACCTTATTATCCTTAACCACTCCCCTGCTTTAATATATCATCTCGAGTAGTTCAATTTACTGCTCGTGGGGGAACTAAACGGTCACCCTATCTGCAGCTCTCCCAAGTTCGaaatcgattctctctctctctctctctctctcccgatcAATCAGCGATTTTGCATATTCTTTCCTGTCTAAACCCTACTCGCGTCCCAGGAACCTCCCCCGGCCATGGCGAACTGTACACCGTTGCCGGCGACTCCTGGCTGTGAAGAGCCGAGCCCCATCAGGCACGTCCTCTGCGTGACGCGGGACGAGGACGTTAAGCGGTTCGAAGAGACCGAGGACTGCTTCATCCTGGGTTTCGACCCGTTCGAGCGTATCTCCAGGTTCTCCCTGTCGATGACGGAGGCTGGCGCGACCGACGATCGCGGCGATGGGTCCAAGGACGTCGTCGTCATTGCTGAGAAAGGACAGGCAAGTTCGTACTTTCGTCGCGCGGACTTGTCCTTTTTTGTTCGTTCGCTTTTGCTTCGTTTTCGTACTTAACCGGGAATTTCTCTGTTTGGTTATGCCTTCGTCATAAGACGGTTTATGCTTTCGTGGGTTTCACGTTTCGACGAAGGTGGTCTCCATGTTTGTTCTGTTTCGCTTGTGGAGTAGAACTGAGAAGCATAACGTATGTTGGAGAATCGTTGGAATACTGATCTAGCAATGGAAATACTTGAGTAAAGTAGAACTTGACATGAGTAATGCACTGTATAGTTTAACTGGAGGTGCTCATTAGCTTTGTTTGGTGTACTTAGGATTGTAATAGCCTGTTGAACTTGTTCAGAATTGGGGATTACCGGGTGACTAATCGAAACCGATAGCACCAAAAGAAGGGAGAGGAAactaaaagaatattttgagaaattcataTGAGCTCTTGACTCGGATACCATCTTGATTTGAGCGCCTAATGACAATTTCAAAAGTTCAACTCATCAGAGAGCATCGTGGTATGTGTCttctgttttcctctttttatggTTGAGAAAGGAGTGGTATCTTTATATGTAGTTGTTATCCCTATTAATGGAAGTCGAGAACAGATTTAATTGATCATGTAGACTGGACTTCAAGTTTGTAGTGTCGGGGAAGCAATCACAATTTTCTAAATGCagttatgatgatgatgatcttaTCTCGCTTCAACTATAGCTTATTTGTAAGTTGCATGTCATATTATTTGGTCCCCAGGATTCTATGCAAGTATCTTTCGAAGCAGTTTTCGTATTACTATTTCTTTTCTCAAGTCATAGTGATTAAACGCTCTTGATTGCTGGTTGCTGCTGATGATTACGGACAGGTGGCTTGTAGAGACTTCCCGCACTCGAGGCATCTTTGTCAGAAATTTCCCTTTGCAACTACGCCTCATGAAAGACACTGCGAGCTGGTACTAACCGCACATGAATTTCACCACCTGATGATTGTTCTCAATATCAAGTCTCAAAATTTGTACTTTTAATTGAACTATGGAGGCAATCCTAACTAGGtgcattttccttctctttcatgCAGTGTTACTGCTATATATGCGATTCAGCTGCTCCATGTAAGAGGTGGTTCAAGAGAAACCATTATGATGCCACTGAGCACGACAATAGGTGGAAGtcaagaggaggagaagattgagggaaaagagagaaaacagcAAGTGAAGGGCTCTTCACATTGTCTGTTTTCTTGCTAGTTCATGGTGAAACTGGTCGAAAGCATTGATGATCAATTCGTGCTCTGCACTTGTTGATCAGCTTATCATCTCCCTATTTTTGCGCTTGGTTTTGGCAACCTCCTGGAGTACAGGACAGCTTTTGGGACCAGGGAACTTGATTGTACAGTCATTTGATCCATAACAAAGCGAAAGGTGGAATTTCGTTATTTTGTGGGATCAAAATCGCTGTTGAAGTTCATTGTTTGCTTACAAATTTTTGAAAGTGGACATGCATGAGTTTGACTCATGAATTTGCTGAGTCGCTTCAGGTAAGCTAAATGGAGATTGGGAAAGCTAGTCATATGCTGTTATACTTGGTCCAACGGGCCCATGCCCGTCCGTGGCCTGTCTATTTGCCATGCCTAAAAACTAGAGTGCAAATATCCATAGGAGAGCTGAGAAACTGTATGCTTGGAGAATTTAATATTATTCCGTCAAGATGGCGTAGTTGATTTCGTGCTCTCAAACTGCAAATCCTGCTGTGCTCTCAAGGTATTCTTTGCTTCCTAGTTCCTTTCGGAGCCTGTGTTAAATTTATATGCTCTCGAGCGCAGGTGAATGCAGTATATTTGGTGCGGTTTGGTGCTTGAACCAAATGAAACCAGTACATACcatttgagaaaagaaaaatcaaaaccagATCAAAATGTGATGAATAGTTTCTCAGTTGTAGTAGTTTCATGAACTTAAACTCACTGATAGTCTAAACGATGCATTCATTCCATGAAATAAACCAGAGTATACACTCACAACAATTCATAAATTCAGAATGAATATCAAATCTtcttcttgagaaaaaaaaaagagctatttcatctataaatgaccagaaaaatcaaaaggtaTATACAATACAGTTTTGCGGTTTGATTTGGTTATAACTTTCTAGAGAACCAAACTAAGCCACAACATGAGTCTAGTTCTAGTTCAGCTTTTGAACCGTTTTTAACGAAAATGGTTTGGTTTGATTCAGCTTAACAATCTGAACCGATGTTACTAATTCTCTTGAAAGTACTTATGTGGTTTCACTTTGAGCCTCCAATGATTGGCAATAACAATTCTTGCATTTGCTATTCTAGTTTGATTATGCACCTGTTTAGCTTTTTTGGGTTTTAGAGTAATGATGTGCTCTccggagagaaaaagagaaaaaagagtcCATTACAGGCCGACTGCCTGAGGCTCAGAGTGGCATACATGTAGTTTTGTGAGAATTCAAGGGTATCATATTGTTGTTATACCTTTTTATACCCATTTATAATAGGCTAAATTGTTACACGTGTTAGCAATTTTGTAAATTggtcataaatgaatttaaaataataaaatctaaaataatatGGGTGTTAAATGACTTCACAAtctatgacaaaaaaataagttcACAATCTACttgtgactctctctctctctctctctctcttcattctcCCTCGCGCTCGCTCACTTCATGTTTTCACTTCAATTTGGGTATAAAGTTTCCTACATTGGCTTAAGTATcaaagtattttagcaatattGTGTCAGGtataaattgagttaaatataagtcgctaaatttgtattacataaaaattgattaaaacaTATTAAATGGATCAATTTCGATCTGATCATTTTCGATTCAACCTGCCGATTTAGTGGGTCTAATTATTATGAGTGGTCCGGAGCAAATTGGACTCTGTTTAGGAAGAATAATCACTTTCCTCcctttagaatagaaaaaaactaaagCACGAGCACATCCTTATTGTTGAGGTCAAAAAAGACTTTACCCTACGTGAATTAAACATATTagttgattttcacttttctgcttttttatgacttatttacatttttttgaaGAATGGGCAACATTTGACGGAAAATTTTGGTCATCCTGAAAGTCAAATGCACGAAAGTTGCTCACGAGGGTTACTACGAAAGTGCAAATTCAATGAATAGAATATAACAAGATATGGCGAAATTCGAGATGGAGaatgaacttaaaaaataaattgtaaattgtATTGTGTATCACGAACACATCTTGCCTTACTAAACAGACAACTAACGAACACATATTTATCTTACCAAATCAAATATCGAGAAATGAGTCCATCAATAAAAAAGGGGAATTGTTATACATTCGGCAGGCAACACAAGTCTCATTCTGCACAATATTAACTAAGCAATATAATATATGGCCGTCCACCGAACATGGGTTCATGTGATACtaagagtgcgtttggtaacgtttatgttccaaggaacaattttttaacagaaatagttttttttttttttaattctattctagggaacaatttcttagtataagaatgtgtttggtaactgcaaaaaatttctacttcggaatagaaacgtgtttggtaacttgtataattttttttttatatttttattatatttttcctttttttcttccttctttctttttttttcttctttcttccttttggccaattgCTAATCTTGGCCAtggttggcgaccggccaatGACCCTCCCCGTGGCTAAGCGAGACTcgacctcaccttggctggatgagctcgagctcgagctcgcccagcggtGGCTCGATGAGACTGACCCTCACCGATGGTTAGGCGAGCTtgacctcaccaaatctaggcgagctcgagcctcccCAATCACCTCACCTCGCCACcaaggccaccggcgaggtcacCAGCCATGGCTGTAGCCAACAACCaactaaaagggaaaaaaaaaaagtgtttttcggaatttttcttaagaacaagaaacaactttttcttacttttgtgtctattccaaatttgtttttgggaacaaaaaaataatttttttattctggggTTATCCaatgcgtttctattcttttttgttccctgaaattataaaaaaaaaaaaattgtgtttcagaaaatagaaacaaaaataaataaacaagccCTAAATACAAGAGATTGGCATGAGCTCAAGCTCAGAAACCGTAATTTATCCCATATAGACTGAGATCCCATGTCATCACAAAAAGAGTGGGGGAAATAGATGGAACTGAATTAAGCAATTTAGTATATCGTATGTCGTTATACAACCGACCAAGCCTATGGTTTTGATTAAATGAGCACACTCATAGTACAAGACCGTCTTTTAGGTCCTGTGGCACGTTACATCAATCGAAAATCGGAACCTTGCAGAACTGAGTGGGCCGGAGTGGTTGGAAAAGGGCCGACCCGACCCGGTCGGAGGAAAACCCTTATCCGGGACTGCGCGCACGAGCAGGACAACTCTCGAATCAAGTAATCTCTCTCGCGACAGCAAAACCCTATCGCTTCGCTAGCATCGCTGTCCGGTCTCTCGGTAGCTAAGATGTCGCCCGCTCCGGTCGTGGAACCCGCCGAGCCCGAGACCGAGAAGGTCCCCGAGCCCGAGAAGAGGCCTCAGGTACTTCCGGGTTGTTCTTGAGCTCCGTCCGTCTACTGGGTGTGTGCGAAAGATCGGGGGTTGGTGGGGGGTGGGTTCGGTTCGTTCAAAGTTCGTTGCTTTTTGTTGCAGGACGACGAACCCATTGTGGAGGACGTGAAGGACGACGAcaaggacgaggaggaggacgacgaggatgacgacgacgaggacgacgacgaTAAGGAAGATGGGGCTCAAGGTgggtctttcttcttcttcttttttttattcattccgCTTTACATTTTGGAAGCTGGTTGTGTGATTTCGCCCGGTTTTGGTTTTTGTAGTTGTGTGAAAGTTTGCTGATTTGTATACGGGCATTCGCTATTTTTCGTTGGGAGGATTAATTTGAATCAGGAGGGATTGTTTACGGGCAAATGGGATGGTACGGGGGAATTACGAGGTGTGACCTTTGGAGTgtgtttagtttttgttgaggTTGTGTTGCGGAGTTGATTTTTAGATGAAGTTCTTGAATCCCAATGGTCTACTCTAGTTTAGGTGGAGTAATGGAAGTGCTATGTACACGGAAATCATTTTTGGTGTGGGATAATCCTGGTCATTCTTTCATCTCCAAAAGGGTGTCACTGCTGCGTATGTTGATTcaaattttgcattttcaacAGATAGCAATAACTGTGATGCTACGTTTATCTGTTTAACTGAATATGCGGATGTTTGCTACTTTAAGTTGTGGGAAAGACTGGGTGAGGTGATGGTCTGTTTCATTTGATATTTTGTAGTTTTAGTGTGTAATCCGTTGATAGAGAGGTTTCTGTTTTAGTTAGAACTCAACTCAGTAAACCACAGATGGATTTCATGATCTGAAACTTTTGCTTTTGGATTGGTTTGGTTAGTTCACTGTATGCAAACATACAATCACAAGTCTCGAATTCCTTTTGGGTTGGCAGAAGGCTGGTTCCTTTTGGTTTAGTATGTGAATGAGGAAGTTGTTTGTGTGGAGTATCATTGGATTTTATGTTTTGGCTCAAGTTTGTTGGTGCAGTTTTGATCTCTGCAATGCATATACTTGCAGTCTGCTTGAGCTGTGCAGGATTTTTTTACTGAAGCTTCTCGAAAATTCCAACAAAAGTATATTTCTATTTGATTTTGTCAGCTGCTGCTTTTGGATTTAAGAACTCAAACAACATGAATGGGCAGGTGCAAATGGGGGTTCGAAGCAGAGCAGAAGCGAGAAGAAGAGCCGCAAGGCTATGTTGAAGCTTGGCATGAAACCTGTAAGCGGTGTAAGCAGGGTCACCATCAAGAGAACCAAGAATGTGAgtgctttttctttcaaatctcTGTCATGCATTTGATACCTCATCCTTCATATAATTTAGCAAAAAACTAGAGCAACTCTGAATTGTGTGGGTCTCATTGATTATAGAGCACTAAATGGTGTCTAGTGGCTTTGGAAGATCCATTTATAGCTGACCTGAAAAAGTGGAGTGTCTTAGTTCATTATAGTTGAAATTGATTTGCATATATAAACAATGGCATGTTATTGAGAAATTCCTGGTGTTTCAGGTCCTATTCTTCATCTCAAATCCTGATGTCTTCAAGAGCCCTCACTCTGAGACTTATATCATATTTGGGGAGGCGAAGATCGAAGACTTGAGCTCACAACTGCAGACACAAGCTGCCCAGCAGTTCAGGATGCCCGACATGGGATCTGTGATGGGCAGGACAGACACTTCAGCCGCTGCCTCAGCAGCACAGgctgatgaagaagaggaagagatcgATGAGACTGGGGTTGAGCCTCGCGACATTGACTTGGTGATGACCCCAGGCTGGAGTTTCGAGGAACAAGGCCGTGAAGGCTCTCAAGACGCACAATGGGGACATTGTTGGTGCTATCATGGAGCTTACTACCTAAACATGCTCCATCGGGGTTTGCTTCCTGGCCTTTTTTGGTGATGAGCTTTGAGAACTGTCTAGGTTATCTGAGTTGGGATTATTTGCAGCATTTATTCACTTTCTCTATCGGCTCTTTTATCCTTGAACTTGTAGAAGAGAAATTAAAACGAGGGCGTCTTGTCAACAATCCACTCGTATAAACATGGCCGGACCTTATGCCTTTTTCAGCTTCTTTTAAGTTCTCTGAAAGTCATAAAGCGACCAGTTTATGTTACTGAGTAACCGTCGATCACGCATGGCTCACTTTTCAGTCGCAAATAGCCTGACAGGTGATTACTTCATCGCTATGGGCGATTCAAACCGAACTCAAAACTGAAACCAAAGAGGTTCTGAGTAGGAATGCTATGATATTGTAATTGGTAATTGGTTTAATGATCACATTGAACGGCTTGGGTGTTGTTTGCACTATGGGTTGCTCCTTCGCTACGGACTGAATTTACGCGAGAAAATTCAGGTCAAAGTACTGATCACAGGACTTCACTTCTCGCTTCGATAGGCAATTCCAGAGCTCTTTCTTGTCATTTTCCACGTTCAGATGAGACAAATATAAATGACAATGTATGGGTTTCTCCTGCCTTAGCGAGTGACTAATGGATGAAAAAACGTGCTTATCAAACTTGCTAAGATGTGGAAAAATAACAAATAGTAGCCTTAACAGCGTCTTTGGCCGTTGACCCCAACGCAAGTAGTTCTGGTTTCTGTGTCTTCGACCGTCTTTAGCTGTAATTGAGCCAAGCTCGCTCTTGCACAAATTAAATATGCTGCTGAGTAGACACGACGCTTGAGCATGCCTAGTGAATCTTTAGTTGAAAGCTGAGCTTATTTGATGTGCATAATGCATACAAATGCAACTTGTCTTATTTGAGCTCTATAAGAAGCAAAACACATGCAAGCACGACTTGTCTTCATTTAGCTGTGACACCGACAGCGTTTGAAAGCTATTTACAAGTTTGGAGATCAAAGAGTTCCACAAGAGCAATTCATGGGGTTTGACACACAGTGTTCTACATAACATAGAGAAGCGATACAGATCCAGTAAATCATGGGTGATTATTCACATTTGAGGAACACTTACTCCTGAAGTCAAGATTTAAAATCTCTGCCCCGAATCTCCTCTTTCAGCACATACTCCCAGTCTGAGCAGTCCTGCCAGCCTGCAGAGAGAGGGTTTTGGGCGAATCTTTTGCTCGAAAATGGAGTATTTGACTATCTTCAGCACCAGCCCGAGACTCCATCTTCAACTTGCCACCAGAAAGGTCAGTGCTTTCCTCTATCACTCTTTCTCTAGCAACTGGAAAGCTTTCTTCTTTAAGTGCGACCCGATATCAACTGAACCTGGAGGAATCAGTGTCTGATTTTCAGAAAGTAAGCTCTCATCCCATCGTTTCAGGATTTTCAATCTGGCCATAACAGAATCCTGTACGTCATCAGTGCAGCAGATTGCGCCTGTTACAGGAGAATTGAGAGAGATTTCAGGTGCGAGGCTACCGTTCTCTTTGGATGATCCGGCTGTCAATTCTGCAGTCCTGCTGAGATCAGGAGAAACTTTCAGAGGCCCTTGTTCCTCCACATTTGGAGTACTTTTAGTACTTGAGTTATGAGGCCGGCAACTTGGGCTAAAAGGTCAGTGGTAGGATTGATTGCGCTGACCACAGTCAGACTCTGAACAGAGGCATTCAGCTTCTCAAGCTTTTCACAGCTCCTTGTCCCAGCCAA
The sequence above is drawn from the Eucalyptus grandis isolate ANBG69807.140 chromosome 11, ASM1654582v1, whole genome shotgun sequence genome and encodes:
- the LOC104424245 gene encoding uncharacterized protein LOC104424245, translated to MANCTPLPATPGCEEPSPIRHVLCVTRDEDVKRFEETEDCFILGFDPFERISRFSLSMTEAGATDDRGDGSKDVVVIAEKGQVACRDFPHSRHLCQKFPFATTPHERHCELCYCYICDSAAPCKRWFKRNHYDATEHDNRWKSRGGED